The genomic region CATAGAACGAAGACGGAAGCGATCCCGGTTACTATAATAAGCGATATTGTTTTAACGGTAGAGTAGCCGCAGGCATGCGCGAGAGAACCAGCGATACGCCTCATAAATTCACCAGACCAAGGTCAATGAAGTGACGGTAGAGGCTCACGTTCTTCGGAGGGCGATAACGCCGCTGGCTCCGCCGCCCAGGGTAGACGGCCAGACGATGCTGTGTGTGCCGGTTGAAGTCACGCATGACCTTTCGAGAGTAACCAAACTCGAAGTAGTTGGCCCAGCCGCGCCGATGTCTGTTGAGCATCAGGATGAGCGCCGATATCGGCAGGAAACAGATTTTACTGCTGGTCATGTCCCGCAACCTCCCGCGTTCCTTCAGTACGGCC from bacterium harbors:
- a CDS encoding group II intron maturase-specific domain-containing protein → MTPSKKAVLKERGRLRDMTSSKICFLPISALILMLNRHRRGWANYFEFGYSRKVMRDFNRHTQHRLAVYPGRRSQRRYRPPKNVSLYRHFIDLGLVNL